The following coding sequences are from one Eucalyptus grandis isolate ANBG69807.140 chromosome 11, ASM1654582v1, whole genome shotgun sequence window:
- the LOC104445591 gene encoding pollen-specific leucine-rich repeat extensin-like protein 1 gives MNGFVNKRNRDHAYDYKLNAVFITVVCCSPEKIRDKIICKGGDTVLGVEILPEKKPPEKPKEEEKKPEKPKEPEKPKEEKKPEKPKEPEKPKEPEKKPEKPKESEKKPEKPEEPEKKPEKPKENPKPAPNPTPDPAPQQKVPSQPAPAPVAPKAPEPAPGYPPMSMYPMMGVCWCPCYERCGGGPCYCQGQGRPVMCSDGCGRPDYECQGGSRAYCASRCDYFNEENATGCIVM, from the coding sequence ATGAATGGATTTGTGAACAAGAGAAATCGAGACCACGCATACGATTACAAGCTGAACGCGGTGTTCATCACCGTGGTGTGCTGTAGCCCGGAGAAGATCCGGGACAAGATCATCTGCAAGGGTGGCGACACGGTGCTGGGTGTCGAGATCCTGCCCGAGAAGAAGCCACCGGAGAAGcccaaggaggaggagaagaagcccGAGAAACCCAAGGAGCCGGAGAAGCccaaggaggagaagaagcctGAGAAACCCAAGGAGCCGGAGAAGCCGAAGGAGCCCGAAAAGAAACCTGAGAAGCCGAAGGAGTCCGAGAAGAAACCCGAGAAGCCCGAGGAGCCTGAGAAGAAACCCGAGAAGCCCAAGGAAAACCCCAAGCCGGCCCCCAATCCAACACCGGATCCTGCACCACAACAAAAAGTCCCCTCGCAGCCGGCCCCAGCACCGGTCGCTCCGAAGGCGCCGGAGCCAGCGCCAGGCTACCCGCCGATGTCGATGTATCCGATGATGGGGGTGTGCTGGTGTCCATGTTATGAAAGGTGTGGTGGGGGACCGTGTTACTGTCAAGGGCAAGGGAGGCCGGTGATGTGCTCTGATGGATGCGGAAGGCCGGATTACGAGTGTCAAGGTGGGAGCAGGGCTTATTGCGCAAGCCGATGTGATTactttaatgaagaaaatgCCACTGGATGTATCGTCATGTAA